From a region of the Capricornis sumatraensis isolate serow.1 chromosome 22, serow.2, whole genome shotgun sequence genome:
- the PRIM2 gene encoding DNA primase large subunit, translating into MEFSGGKRRKPRLADDQRNACYPHSLQFYLQPPSGNVSLTEFETLAIDRVKLLKTVENLGVSYMKGTEQYQSKLEAELRKLKFSYRESLEDEYEPRRKDHISHFILRLAYCQSEDLRRWFIQQEMDLLRFRFSILPKDKIQSFLKDSHLQFEAVSIFL; encoded by the exons ATGGAGTTTTCTGGAGGAAAACGGAGGAAACCGAGGTTGGCAGATGACCAGAGGAATGCTTGCTACCCACATAGCCTTCAGTTTTACTTGCAGCCACCTTCTGGAAACGTGTCTTTGACAGAATTTGAAACGTTGGCTATCGATAGAGTGAAAT TGCTAAAAACAGTTGAGAATCTTGGTGTGAGCTACATGAAGGGAACTGAACAGTATCAGAGTAAGCTGGAGGCTGAGCTTCGGAAACTCAAATTTTCCTACAGA GAAAGCTTGGAAGATGAATATGAACCTCGAAGAAAAGatcacatttctcactttattttgCGCCTTGCTTACTGCCAGTC TGAAGATCTTAGGCGCTGGTTTATTCAGCAAGAAATGGATCTCCTTCGATTTCGATTCAGTATTTTACCCAAGGACAAAATTCAGAGTTTCTTAAAGGATAGCCATTTACAGTTTGAGGCTGTAAGTATATTTTTATAG